Proteins co-encoded in one Luteolibacter sp. Y139 genomic window:
- a CDS encoding glucan biosynthesis protein, with product MLHRIIHLTAALALAPLASAQDWEREDVTFEKIDQRARDLAAQPYAAPDKEALPAWMKNLSYDQYRDIRFVPERALWAAENLPFRAMLFHPGYLFREPVGVNEFTETHVQRIRLTDAFFSYGGLVGQRGDLPPDAGYAGVRLHYPLNRSDYFDELAVFQGASYWRALGKNQRYGISARGVAVDTGVDGTQEEFPRFREFWLRKPVAEDKAAMLFAVLDGPSYTGAYGFIVQPGEQTVMTVRAVLYARQAVKRLGLAPMSSMFWFGENSRRRFDDFRPEVHDSDGLSIRMGSGERIWRPISNDTGRLEFSVFPMDKCGGFGLLQRDRRFAAYEDQEAAYEKRPSLWIEPTSDWGSGKVVLTEIPTHNEVADNIVAMWEPSHTPQPGERIEFTYKQHWTTAEDPADAGGRVVATRTGVHDWQPEQRTVAIEFAGGRLDKWEGDPPEAVVTAQGEEGTKIKIQGTTVQSLPEGRWRVAFQIAPAAEGGKLADVGPQELRCSLKKGEDFLTETWAYRIIP from the coding sequence GTGCTTCACCGCATCATCCATCTAACGGCCGCGCTGGCCCTGGCACCGCTCGCTTCCGCGCAGGATTGGGAGCGCGAGGATGTGACCTTCGAGAAGATCGATCAGCGCGCCCGCGATCTGGCTGCCCAGCCCTATGCCGCGCCCGACAAGGAGGCCCTCCCGGCATGGATGAAGAATCTCTCCTACGACCAGTATCGCGACATCCGTTTCGTGCCGGAGCGCGCCCTGTGGGCAGCGGAAAACCTCCCCTTCCGCGCGATGCTGTTCCACCCCGGCTACCTCTTCCGCGAGCCGGTCGGCGTGAATGAATTCACCGAGACCCACGTCCAGCGGATCCGGCTGACGGACGCCTTTTTCAGCTACGGCGGGCTGGTCGGCCAGCGCGGCGACCTGCCACCGGATGCCGGCTACGCGGGCGTCCGCCTCCACTACCCGCTCAATCGCTCGGACTACTTCGACGAGCTCGCCGTCTTCCAAGGTGCCAGCTACTGGCGCGCCCTCGGGAAGAACCAGCGCTACGGCATCTCCGCCCGCGGCGTCGCGGTCGATACCGGTGTCGATGGCACCCAGGAGGAGTTCCCGCGCTTCCGCGAGTTCTGGCTGCGCAAGCCGGTCGCGGAGGACAAGGCCGCCATGCTCTTCGCCGTCCTCGACGGCCCATCCTACACCGGCGCCTACGGATTCATTGTCCAGCCCGGCGAGCAAACGGTCATGACCGTGCGCGCCGTCCTCTATGCCCGCCAGGCAGTCAAGCGCCTCGGCCTCGCGCCCATGTCGAGCATGTTCTGGTTCGGCGAAAATTCCCGCCGCCGCTTCGATGACTTCCGCCCGGAAGTCCACGACTCGGACGGCCTCTCCATCCGCATGGGCAGCGGCGAGCGCATCTGGCGCCCCATTTCCAATGACACCGGCCGCCTCGAGTTCAGCGTCTTCCCGATGGACAAGTGCGGCGGCTTCGGCCTGCTCCAGCGCGACCGTCGCTTCGCCGCCTACGAGGACCAGGAAGCCGCCTACGAAAAGCGTCCCTCCCTGTGGATCGAGCCGACCAGTGACTGGGGCTCCGGCAAGGTGGTCCTGACGGAAATCCCCACCCACAATGAGGTCGCCGACAATATCGTGGCGATGTGGGAGCCTTCGCACACGCCGCAGCCCGGCGAGCGCATCGAATTCACCTACAAGCAGCACTGGACCACGGCCGAGGATCCGGCTGACGCGGGCGGCCGCGTCGTGGCGACCCGCACCGGCGTGCACGATTGGCAGCCGGAGCAGCGCACCGTGGCGATCGAGTTCGCCGGCGGCCGCTTGGACAAGTGGGAGGGTGATCCGCCGGAAGCCGTCGTCACCGCCCAGGGCGAGGAAGGCACCAAGATCAAGATCCAGGGCACCACGGTGCAGTCGCTGCCCGAGGGGCGCTGGCGCGTCGCCTTCCAGATTGCTCCCGCCGCGGAAGGCGGTAAACTCGCGGACGTAGGGCCGCAGGAGTTGCGTTGCAGCCTGAAAAAAGGCGAGGATTTCCTGACCGAGACATGGGCCTACCGCATCATCCCCTAG
- the mdoH gene encoding glucans biosynthesis glucosyltransferase MdoH, giving the protein MAETSPDSPKQVRPFFSPFRAGLRRLVFFGSVTVVNLIATYWLYDLFERLGVHRAHGLLLIVFFVLNGLLVLGSFHAIFGAWDILLGKKQAVRITKLAEEAGDIPLTRRYAVVMPVYNEDSSRFCARIEAIYRSIEATGHIEAFDFFILSDTRDLDLWVLEETAWTNLCRKLGGFGRIYYRRRKINSNRKAGNIGDFVRTWGGGYEAMVVLDADSLMDGADILKMTRVMEAYPNLGILQTPPKLIRGASIFTRLQQFAMRLYGPLFIRGLNWWQLGGGSYWGHNALIRLKPFSDFCELPDLPGREPFGGKILSHDFVEAALMVSQGWEVWLAWDIEGTYEEAPPTLIDHLKRDRRWCQGNLQHLWLIFARKLPLTVRAHLFMGIMAYLGSPLWFLFLIFGTWVAWDRAGSRLSNYAYDGTPVDRLLHIDGNTQSLILTGFIFLLLFLPKILAVIGSILCSRVRKSFGGMIPLVIGSLMETLLSMLLAPCVMVAHTAIVASIVLGHAVGWGTQNRDTDGTSWSEAATVHAMPTLLGLAWAALAWHISPTFAAWMAPILSGLILSIPVSVWTSRARWGKALLRSKILATPEELNPPSVMQLADVAKASIDPALDATATGRHGVVAAVVDPYVNGVHVSLLEPGEMTPGQEAVVERCLMDGWQTLTKAEQNELLYDAPGMLMLHRAVWLRPAEGIHSTWTQAVESYRHRLDAGYDGDQ; this is encoded by the coding sequence ATGGCTGAGACCTCTCCAGATTCACCCAAGCAGGTCCGCCCGTTCTTCAGCCCGTTCCGCGCGGGGCTGCGACGGCTGGTGTTCTTCGGCAGCGTCACGGTCGTCAATCTCATCGCGACCTACTGGCTCTACGACCTCTTCGAGCGCCTCGGCGTGCACCGCGCCCACGGCCTCCTGCTGATCGTCTTCTTCGTCCTCAATGGCCTGCTCGTGCTCGGCTCCTTCCACGCCATCTTCGGCGCATGGGACATCCTGTTAGGAAAGAAGCAGGCGGTGCGCATTACCAAGCTCGCCGAGGAAGCGGGCGATATTCCCCTCACCCGCCGCTACGCGGTGGTGATGCCGGTCTACAATGAGGACAGCAGCCGCTTCTGCGCCCGCATCGAGGCCATCTACCGCTCGATCGAAGCCACCGGCCACATCGAGGCCTTCGATTTCTTCATCCTCAGCGATACCCGCGACCTCGACCTGTGGGTGCTGGAGGAAACAGCCTGGACCAATCTTTGCCGCAAGCTCGGCGGCTTCGGCCGCATCTACTACAGGCGTCGTAAGATCAACTCGAACCGCAAGGCCGGCAATATCGGCGACTTCGTCCGCACCTGGGGCGGCGGCTACGAGGCCATGGTCGTCCTCGATGCCGACAGCCTCATGGACGGCGCGGACATCCTCAAGATGACCCGCGTCATGGAGGCGTATCCGAATCTCGGCATCCTCCAGACCCCGCCGAAGCTGATCCGCGGTGCTTCCATCTTCACCCGCCTCCAACAGTTCGCGATGCGCCTCTACGGGCCGCTCTTCATCCGCGGCCTCAATTGGTGGCAGCTCGGCGGCGGCAGCTACTGGGGCCACAATGCGCTCATTCGCCTCAAGCCCTTCTCGGACTTCTGCGAGCTTCCCGACCTTCCAGGCCGCGAGCCCTTCGGCGGCAAGATCCTTTCCCACGACTTCGTCGAGGCCGCACTCATGGTCTCGCAGGGCTGGGAAGTCTGGCTCGCCTGGGACATCGAGGGCACCTACGAGGAAGCCCCGCCCACGCTGATCGACCACCTCAAGCGCGACCGCCGCTGGTGCCAGGGGAATCTCCAGCACCTCTGGCTGATCTTCGCGCGGAAGCTGCCACTCACCGTCCGTGCCCACCTGTTCATGGGCATCATGGCCTACCTCGGCAGCCCGCTGTGGTTCCTGTTCCTCATCTTCGGCACGTGGGTGGCCTGGGATCGCGCCGGCAGCCGCCTGAGCAACTACGCCTACGACGGCACCCCGGTCGACCGACTGCTGCACATCGATGGTAATACCCAGAGCCTGATCCTCACCGGCTTCATCTTCCTGCTGCTGTTCCTGCCGAAGATCCTCGCGGTGATCGGCTCCATCCTGTGCTCCCGCGTCCGCAAGTCATTCGGCGGCATGATCCCGCTGGTGATCGGCTCGTTGATGGAAACCCTGCTTTCCATGCTGCTCGCGCCCTGCGTGATGGTCGCCCACACCGCCATCGTCGCTAGCATCGTGCTCGGCCATGCGGTCGGCTGGGGCACCCAGAATCGCGATACCGATGGCACCTCGTGGAGCGAGGCCGCCACCGTCCATGCCATGCCCACCCTGCTCGGCCTCGCCTGGGCAGCCCTCGCCTGGCACATCAGCCCCACTTTCGCCGCCTGGATGGCGCCCATCCTTTCCGGCCTCATCCTCAGCATTCCCGTCTCCGTCTGGACCAGCCGCGCCCGCTGGGGGAAGGCCCTGCTCAGAAGCAAGATCCTCGCCACCCCGGAGGAACTCAATCCCCCCAGCGTGATGCAGCTCGCCGACGTCGCGAAGGCCTCCATCGATCCCGCGCTCGATGCCACCGCCACCGGACGCCATGGCGTTGTCGCTGCCGTGGTGGACCCCTATGTCAATGGCGTCCACGTCTCGCTGTTGGAGCCCGGCGAAATGACTCCCGGCCAGGAAGCCGTCGTCGAACGCTGCCTCATGGATGGCTGGCAGACCCTCACCAAGGCCGAGCAGAACGAACTCCTCTACGACGCCCCCGGCATGCTCATGCTCCACCGCGCCGTGTGGCTGCGCCCTGCGGAAGGCATCCACTCCACCTGGACCCAGGCCGTGGAAAGCTACCGCCACCGCCTCGACGCAGGCTACGACGGGGATCAATAA
- a CDS encoding ABC transporter ATP-binding protein: MSVLLRVFKLALAYPWRALISLLMAVICTILVLVLPTVTKVLVDDVIGKGRQDLLFKTGALGIGAIFLRQILFTFRTYGNNALEQRLIHDLRTALYNKLQRLPIKWFDTNSSGEIMSRVASDVPTTDRVIVETIDQAIPAVLQFAIMAGWMFYNSWELTLVTLAPLPIIGLITTLYSKRAEPRWRESSEASADLNALLHDNLAGIRQIKAYTVEPEALDRFDAASRRVGEKHMRVMKGQAIVWPGVSLLAESGIILMLGSGAWWVLHGKMEAGTPMAFLVAWGFLFDPISRINTLTQTFLGGKVAAKRVFDILDLPDEMNLTEGERPSTFSGRVEFQDAGFSYDPDSPAVQGVSLLAEPGMTVALVGPTGAGKSTVLNLLTRFYETDRGKILLDGHEIESLSKEWLRDHTGYVTQESFLFNSSLRENLRLAKPDATDDEIWAALENANAARFVRELPEQLDTVAGERGVRFSGGEKQRLSIARALLKNPPLLLLDEATSALDNETERLVQQALETLRADRTSFVIAHRLSTVRKADLICVLEDGQLVEKGKHDDLLAKGGLYARLCEASIRE, translated from the coding sequence ATGTCCGTCCTTCTCCGTGTCTTCAAACTGGCCCTCGCCTATCCGTGGCGGGCGCTCATCTCCCTGCTCATGGCGGTCATCTGCACCATCCTCGTGCTGGTGCTTCCCACCGTCACCAAGGTGCTGGTCGATGATGTGATCGGAAAGGGGCGGCAGGACCTGCTCTTCAAGACCGGAGCACTCGGCATCGGTGCCATCTTCCTGCGGCAGATTCTCTTCACCTTTCGCACCTACGGCAACAACGCCCTCGAACAGCGGCTCATCCACGACCTCCGCACCGCGCTCTACAACAAGCTCCAACGCCTCCCCATCAAGTGGTTCGATACGAACTCGTCCGGCGAAATCATGTCCCGCGTCGCCAGCGATGTCCCGACCACCGACCGCGTGATCGTTGAAACCATCGACCAGGCAATCCCCGCCGTGCTCCAGTTCGCGATCATGGCCGGCTGGATGTTTTACAACAGTTGGGAACTCACCCTCGTCACTCTCGCTCCGCTGCCGATCATCGGCCTGATCACCACCCTCTACTCGAAGCGCGCCGAGCCACGCTGGCGCGAATCCTCCGAAGCATCCGCCGATCTCAATGCCCTGCTTCACGACAACCTCGCCGGCATTCGCCAGATCAAGGCCTACACCGTGGAACCGGAAGCGCTCGATCGCTTCGACGCCGCCAGCCGTCGCGTCGGCGAGAAGCACATGCGCGTGATGAAAGGCCAGGCCATCGTCTGGCCCGGCGTATCGCTGCTCGCCGAGTCCGGCATCATCCTCATGCTCGGCTCCGGCGCGTGGTGGGTGCTCCACGGCAAGATGGAGGCAGGCACCCCGATGGCCTTCCTCGTCGCATGGGGGTTCCTCTTCGATCCCATCTCGCGGATCAACACCCTCACTCAAACCTTCCTCGGCGGCAAAGTCGCCGCGAAGCGCGTCTTCGACATCCTCGACCTCCCGGATGAGATGAACCTCACCGAAGGCGAACGCCCTTCAACATTCTCCGGACGCGTCGAGTTCCAGGACGCCGGCTTCTCCTACGATCCCGACTCGCCCGCCGTTCAAGGAGTCTCCCTCCTCGCCGAACCCGGCATGACTGTCGCCCTCGTCGGCCCTACCGGCGCCGGAAAATCCACCGTCCTCAATCTCCTCACGCGCTTCTACGAAACCGACCGCGGCAAGATCCTGCTCGATGGCCACGAGATCGAGTCCCTCTCCAAGGAATGGCTCCGCGACCACACCGGCTACGTCACCCAGGAGAGCTTCCTCTTCAACAGCAGCCTCCGCGAGAACCTCCGCCTCGCGAAGCCCGATGCCACCGATGACGAAATCTGGGCAGCCCTCGAAAACGCCAACGCAGCCCGCTTCGTCCGCGAACTCCCCGAGCAACTCGACACCGTCGCCGGCGAACGCGGCGTCCGCTTCTCCGGCGGTGAAAAGCAACGCCTCTCCATCGCCCGCGCCCTCCTCAAGAATCCTCCCCTCCTCTTGTTAGACGAAGCCACCTCCGCTCTCGACAACGAAACCGAACGCCTCGTCCAACAAGCGCTGGAGACCCTCCGCGCCGACCGCACCTCCTTCGTCATCGCCCACCGCCTCTCCACCGTCCGCAAGGCCGATCTCATCTGCGTCCTCGAAGACGGCCAACTCGTGGAAAAAGGCAAACACGACGACCTCCTCGCCAAAGGCGGCCTCTACGCCCGCCTCTGCGAAGCCTCCATTCGCGAATAA
- a CDS encoding type II secretion system protein GspG produces MVCWRARLVLVVVMWGGVAAAHTTRPLQDFIAIGSALKMFKVDAGRYPTEEEGLRALVEGPVNWPKERKWPQVMKKIPTDPWGHPYFYIASPSAGEDYGLYSGGKDGVSYSKGNDPDDWNTWSDHDPEEHGWRDSWMNRLKKNPVPFSLAIVLLVFAVVEVIRVRRGLSRRT; encoded by the coding sequence ATGGTTTGTTGGCGGGCACGACTGGTTTTGGTAGTGGTGATGTGGGGTGGTGTTGCTGCGGCGCACACGACCCGGCCATTGCAGGATTTCATCGCGATCGGCTCCGCCCTGAAGATGTTCAAGGTAGATGCCGGGCGATATCCGACCGAAGAGGAGGGGCTAAGGGCTCTTGTGGAGGGGCCTGTCAATTGGCCCAAGGAAAGGAAATGGCCGCAGGTTATGAAGAAGATTCCCACGGATCCATGGGGACATCCCTACTTCTATATCGCCTCGCCCAGTGCTGGTGAGGATTATGGTCTCTACTCGGGTGGTAAGGATGGTGTCTCGTATTCAAAAGGGAACGATCCCGATGATTGGAACACTTGGTCGGACCATGATCCGGAGGAGCATGGGTGGCGGGATTCGTGGATGAATCGGCTGAAGAAGAATCCGGTGCCGTTTTCTTTGGCGATTGTGTTGCTGGTTTTTGCGGTGGTGGAAGTGATTCGTGTGCGGCGTGGGTTGAGCCGGAGGACGTAG
- a CDS encoding lamin tail domain-containing protein, with translation MAVSVTANAAIPEYGTAPVISEFLASNGTGLVDQFGSHEDWIEIHNPTRAAVSLNGWYLTGNITNLKKWKIPNVTLPAGGFTVIFASNRDLRATANPLHTNFKLGASGEYLALVKPDGVTVVSEFNPTFPAQAMDISYGLTPVPGDPTVLLEAGARADVLVPSGPLPTDWKLPTFVPDASWKNGLSGVGYDTTPVPFGGAKILFVVDKSANAAAKAGDQSVVDRLTNVMGHIVTTVDDNAVVAADAAGKNLVLVSSSVGSSAVNTKLRDVAVPVINWERGLTDDFLLSVAGSAVNNQTDIYVTTAGSTHPLGANFSPGPLTVRPTSGTFNAADLSNLAPDAVVVATADTGKPVIVEVAAGKRLRGNVIAPAIRIHTFLGDDGVAALNANGVALFDASITRALGANFVPPPPYQDWIKNNVEASMHNLRSSACMRFTFVPESVSQLRSMLLKMRCDDGYVAWLNGVEIARRNAPTNPVWNSTATATSLGSDLETIDVSDRLDLLVAGSVNVLAIQGLNISATDDDFLVMPELVAATGMTTKEEYYTTPTPGASNVTSTLGLVPEVVFSKARGYFNAPFSLTLSTAMTEAQIRYTTDGTAPTATTGTIYTAPIPVSTTTTVRACAYRAGYTSLRPETQTYLYLQDIIQQPATIAGWPNPMISTGGVATQMHDYEMDPTLTSDPAFREELIEGFSDIPTVSVVVKKTDMWNAAGEGGFYRSTDLERAASVEYIDPEHPNDNTQADCGIQGHSHDRMKRSLRLSFKAAYGDTKFDSAMFTGVPWGGDRGNRAVDNIVLRGGNNHSFARSWNPTTSTYGEDEWYRATQIAMGRPGTPGRFVHLFINGIYWGMYNAVQRPDADFAASEFGGDKAEWFSVNHGGVHGGDSTRWDYLLTTLVTKNMANAANYAELGEYVDLPAFVDYLLCSFYSGMDDWPANNWWGANRNTPAGPFEFFGWDGETAWGAGNGANLTAWVHPTFRSLNPVSSDAPAVKIWHAARANPNFIALVGDRLQKHISAGGALSTTEAVSRWNRINGYIQDAIYGESARWGDTLQEPPSRPTVEWQNEVNRVRNVMQTGTSAGTGTTENSAILKNAMRAQGFYPSIDAPTFSQEGGEVAQGYQLGMVNPNAGGLIYYTLDGTDPRQSNGNNGVAPSAIIYSGPAEIGYSLTVKARVKQGSVWSALNERSFVSESPAPLRVTEIMYHPAPPNADELAEGFSDGDQFEFLEFKNIGTQGIDLTGAKFSSGLTFTFGEKVLAPGGTVLLVGNAAAFVARYGTGIAIDGVYEGNLDNGGERLRLKSAAGETLFDVTYDDAWHPGTDGVGHSLVAVDPTAPPSAFESAAGWRPSSYVNGSPGETDPPPPPVDPPHLTLESWRLSVFSSEQLENEAISGAEADADGDGLANVMEYVIGTDPLVPKSARAGYAEGAVTRGAPDLIRTAEGWRLVFCRRKTPIELEGLTVTPQSGHQLNDWAALVAGPVVLGSDADVEVLAVDVPLDSSPAAFYRLAVTVNAP, from the coding sequence ATGGCCGTTTCTGTGACGGCCAACGCTGCCATTCCCGAATACGGGACCGCGCCGGTGATCAGCGAGTTTCTCGCGTCGAACGGCACCGGGCTCGTTGACCAATTCGGCAGCCACGAAGATTGGATCGAGATCCATAATCCGACCAGGGCTGCGGTGAGCCTCAACGGCTGGTATCTCACCGGCAATATCACCAATCTGAAGAAGTGGAAGATCCCCAACGTGACCCTGCCGGCTGGCGGCTTCACCGTGATCTTCGCTTCCAACCGCGACCTGCGGGCCACGGCGAATCCGCTCCACACTAATTTCAAGCTCGGGGCCTCCGGTGAGTATCTCGCCCTGGTGAAGCCGGATGGAGTGACGGTGGTGTCGGAATTCAATCCGACCTTTCCTGCGCAGGCCATGGACATTTCCTACGGGCTGACTCCCGTGCCAGGTGATCCGACGGTCCTGCTGGAGGCTGGAGCGCGGGCGGATGTGCTGGTGCCGTCCGGTCCGCTTCCTACGGACTGGAAGCTGCCGACCTTCGTCCCGGATGCGTCTTGGAAGAACGGGCTCTCGGGAGTGGGCTACGACACGACTCCGGTGCCCTTCGGCGGAGCGAAGATCCTTTTCGTGGTGGATAAATCCGCGAATGCCGCGGCCAAGGCCGGTGACCAGTCAGTGGTCGATCGGCTAACCAATGTGATGGGCCACATCGTCACGACGGTGGACGACAATGCGGTGGTGGCCGCCGATGCGGCGGGAAAAAACCTGGTGCTGGTGTCTTCCAGCGTCGGGTCCAGTGCGGTGAATACCAAGCTGCGCGATGTCGCGGTGCCGGTGATCAACTGGGAGCGCGGCTTGACCGATGATTTCCTGCTCAGCGTGGCCGGCTCGGCGGTGAACAACCAGACGGACATCTATGTGACCACGGCGGGGTCCACGCATCCGCTGGGTGCGAACTTTTCTCCGGGGCCGCTGACCGTGCGCCCCACTTCGGGCACCTTCAATGCTGCCGATCTTTCGAACCTGGCGCCGGATGCGGTGGTAGTGGCCACGGCGGATACCGGGAAGCCGGTGATCGTGGAAGTGGCGGCGGGCAAGCGGCTGCGGGGCAACGTGATCGCTCCGGCGATCCGCATTCACACGTTCCTCGGCGACGATGGAGTGGCTGCGCTGAATGCGAATGGCGTCGCGCTTTTCGATGCGAGCATCACGCGTGCGCTGGGCGCCAATTTCGTGCCGCCACCGCCTTATCAGGATTGGATCAAGAACAACGTCGAGGCGTCGATGCACAACTTGAGGTCGTCCGCCTGCATGCGCTTCACCTTCGTGCCGGAGTCAGTCTCGCAGCTTCGCTCGATGCTGCTGAAGATGCGTTGTGACGATGGCTATGTCGCGTGGCTGAATGGCGTGGAGATCGCGCGCCGCAATGCACCGACGAATCCGGTGTGGAATTCCACCGCCACTGCGACGAGCCTGGGATCGGACTTGGAGACGATCGATGTCAGCGATCGTCTCGACTTGTTAGTCGCGGGATCGGTCAACGTGCTGGCGATCCAAGGGCTGAATATTTCCGCGACGGACGACGATTTCCTGGTGATGCCGGAATTGGTGGCCGCCACTGGCATGACCACGAAGGAGGAGTATTACACGACGCCGACGCCGGGAGCTTCGAATGTGACCAGCACGCTGGGCCTGGTGCCTGAGGTGGTCTTCAGCAAGGCGCGCGGTTACTTCAATGCGCCGTTTTCGCTCACGCTTTCGACGGCGATGACGGAGGCGCAGATCCGCTACACGACGGACGGCACCGCGCCGACTGCCACCACGGGGACGATCTACACCGCGCCGATCCCGGTGAGCACGACCACCACGGTGCGTGCCTGTGCGTATCGGGCCGGCTATACTTCGCTGCGGCCGGAGACCCAGACGTATCTGTATTTGCAGGACATCATCCAGCAGCCGGCGACGATTGCCGGTTGGCCGAATCCCATGATCAGCACGGGTGGTGTCGCCACCCAGATGCATGACTACGAGATGGACCCGACATTGACCTCGGATCCGGCGTTTCGCGAGGAGCTGATCGAGGGCTTCTCCGACATTCCCACGGTTTCGGTGGTGGTGAAGAAGACTGACATGTGGAACGCGGCGGGGGAAGGTGGCTTCTACCGCAGCACCGACCTCGAGCGTGCGGCCTCGGTCGAATACATCGATCCCGAGCACCCGAACGATAACACGCAGGCTGACTGTGGCATCCAAGGCCATAGCCACGACCGGATGAAGCGATCGCTGCGGCTTTCCTTCAAGGCGGCGTATGGGGACACTAAGTTCGACTCGGCGATGTTCACCGGTGTGCCGTGGGGTGGCGACAGGGGCAACCGCGCGGTGGACAACATCGTGCTACGCGGTGGCAACAACCACAGCTTCGCCCGGAGCTGGAATCCGACGACGAGCACCTACGGCGAGGACGAGTGGTATCGCGCCACGCAGATCGCGATGGGCCGGCCGGGAACTCCGGGGCGCTTCGTCCATCTTTTCATCAATGGCATCTATTGGGGGATGTACAATGCCGTGCAGCGGCCGGATGCGGACTTTGCTGCCAGCGAGTTCGGCGGGGACAAGGCCGAATGGTTCAGCGTGAATCACGGTGGTGTCCACGGCGGTGACAGCACGCGCTGGGACTATCTCCTCACCACGCTGGTGACGAAGAACATGGCCAACGCGGCGAACTACGCCGAGCTGGGCGAGTATGTCGATCTGCCGGCGTTCGTGGATTACTTGCTGTGCTCTTTCTACAGCGGGATGGATGACTGGCCGGCGAATAACTGGTGGGGTGCCAATCGGAACACTCCGGCAGGGCCCTTCGAGTTCTTCGGCTGGGATGGCGAGACGGCGTGGGGTGCTGGCAATGGCGCCAACCTGACCGCCTGGGTTCATCCGACCTTCCGATCGCTCAATCCCGTTTCGAGTGATGCACCGGCGGTGAAGATCTGGCACGCGGCACGGGCGAATCCGAACTTCATCGCCCTCGTTGGCGACCGCTTGCAGAAGCACATTTCGGCTGGCGGTGCGCTCAGCACCACGGAAGCTGTCTCGCGGTGGAACCGCATCAACGGCTACATCCAAGATGCGATCTATGGCGAGTCCGCGCGCTGGGGTGACACGCTTCAGGAGCCACCGTCGCGCCCGACCGTGGAATGGCAGAATGAAGTGAACCGGGTGCGCAACGTCATGCAGACCGGCACCTCAGCCGGCACGGGCACCACCGAGAACTCGGCCATCTTGAAGAACGCGATGCGTGCGCAGGGATTCTATCCTTCGATCGATGCGCCCACGTTCAGCCAGGAGGGCGGGGAAGTGGCTCAGGGTTATCAGCTCGGGATGGTGAATCCGAATGCCGGCGGCCTGATTTACTACACGCTGGATGGGACCGATCCGCGGCAGTCCAATGGCAATAATGGCGTTGCGCCGTCCGCGATTATCTACAGCGGTCCGGCGGAGATCGGCTACTCGCTCACGGTGAAGGCCCGGGTGAAGCAGGGGAGTGTGTGGAGCGCGCTGAACGAGCGGAGCTTCGTTTCGGAAAGCCCGGCTCCGCTGCGGGTGACGGAGATCATGTATCATCCGGCGCCGCCGAATGCCGACGAGCTGGCCGAGGGTTTCTCCGATGGCGATCAGTTCGAGTTCCTCGAATTCAAGAACATCGGGACGCAGGGGATTGATCTGACGGGAGCCAAGTTTTCCAGCGGTCTCACCTTCACCTTCGGCGAGAAGGTTCTGGCACCCGGTGGCACGGTCTTGCTGGTGGGGAACGCGGCCGCGTTTGTGGCCCGCTACGGCACCGGGATCGCCATTGATGGTGTGTATGAGGGCAATCTTGATAACGGTGGCGAGCGACTGCGCTTGAAGAGCGCCGCGGGTGAAACGCTTTTCGACGTCACCTACGACGATGCATGGCATCCGGGGACCGACGGAGTGGGACACTCGCTGGTCGCAGTAGATCCCACGGCCCCGCCGTCGGCATTCGAGTCCGCGGCCGGATGGCGACCGAGTTCGTATGTCAATGGTTCGCCGGGCGAGACGGATCCGCCGCCGCCGCCGGTGGATCCCCCTCATTTGACCTTGGAGTCGTGGCGGTTGTCCGTGTTTTCCTCTGAACAGTTGGAGAATGAAGCCATCAGTGGCGCGGAAGCGGATGCCGATGGGGATGGCCTGGCCAATGTGATGGAGTACGTGATCGGGACGGATCCGCTGGTGCCGAAGTCGGCTCGTGCGGGCTATGCCGAAGGCGCCGTGACCCGTGGCGCGCCGGATCTGATCCGGACGGCAGAGGGATGGCGTCTGGTATTCTGCCGGCGGAAAACGCCGATCGAACTCGAAGGGCTTACGGTGACTCCGCAGTCCGGTCATCAGTTGAATGACTGGGCGGCGCTTGTGGCAGGGCCGGTCGTGCTCGGAAGCGATGCCGACGTGGAGGTTCTTGCCGTGGATGTGCCGCTGGATAGTTCGCCCGCGGCGTTCTACCGGCTGGCCGTGACGGTGAATGCGCCGTGA